DNA from Nitrospira sp.:
CATCTCAAGGCGAGGACACATCGATTACCTCCGGTCTCTCGCCCGATGAATTGGTTGTGGTGGACGGCACTGAGAAACTCCGCGAAGGCAGCAAGGTCGAAGTGCGGAACCAGAACGACCAGCCAGTCAAAGGTCTTGATGCGCTTCCATCCGGATCCGAGATGCCGCAGCAAGGCGCCAGATCGTGAATCCGTCCCGGCTCTTCATCATGCGGCCTGTGGCGACCGCCTTATCGATGGTTGCCATCCTCCTGGCCGGAGTGCTGGCCTATCGTCAGTTGTCGGTCTCGGCCCTTCCCCAGATTGATTACCCCACGATACAGGTCTTGACCTTTTATCCAGGCGCCAGTCCGGACGTCATGGCATCGTCTGTGACCGCGCCGCTCGAACGACAGTTCGGGCAGATGCCTGGTCTGAATCAGATGACCTCAACGAGTTCGAACGGCTGTTCAGTGGTGACGCTGCAATTCGGCCTCGATCTGAGCTTGGATGTGGCCGAGCAACAGGTACAGGCTTCGATCAATGCCGCCTCCACATTCCTCCCGCGCGATCTTCCGAACCCGCCGGTCTATAACAAGGTCAATCCGGCCGATGCGCCGATCCTGACCCTGGCTTTGACGTCGAGTACGTTGCCGTTGCCTCAGGTCCAGGACCTGGCCGAAACCAGGCTCGCGCAGAAAATTTCCCAGGTCTCCGGCGTGGGGCTCGTCAGCATCAGCGGCGGCCAGCGGCCGGCCGTGCGTATCCGGGCGAATCCCCGAGCCCTGTCGGCCTACGGACTGACGTTGGAAGATCTGCGCATGACCGTGGCCGCCGCCAACGTTAATCAGGCCAAAGGCGCATTCCATGGACAGCGGAGAGCCTCCATCATCAACGCGACCGATCAGTTGCTGTCGAGCCGCGAGTACCGGCCGCTGATCGTCGCCTACCGCAAGGGCGCGCCCGTCCACTTATCCGACGTCGCCGACGTCGTCGACGACGTGGAAAACGTCAGGCTGGCGGCCTGGATGGACGAGACGCCGGCCATCCTCGTCAATATCCAACGGCAACCGGGAGCCAATGTCATTGAAGTGGTGGATCGAATCAAGCAGATCCTGCCGCAACTCCAGAGCGCGTTGCCGTCCTCCGTGCAGGTCACGATGCTGACCGACCGGACCACCTCCATCCGGGCATCCGTCCGCGACGTGCAGTTCGAGCTCATGCTCGCCGTTGCCCTCGTGATCATGGTCATTTTTCTTTTTCTTCGCACCCTGTCGGCTACGGCCACTCCCGCCGTGGCGGTTCCATTGTCGCTCGTGGGCACCTTCGGCGCGATGTACCTGATGGGGTTCAGCCTCAACAACCTGACCTTGATGGCCCTCACGATTTCGACCGGGTTCGTCGTTGACGACGCAATCGTCATGATCGAAAACATCTCGCGATACATTGAGCGGGGTGAGTCACCGTTTCAGGCCGCGCTCAAAGGATCGGAGCAGATCGCGTTCACGATTCTCTCGCTATCCATCTCGCTCATCGCGGTGCTGATCCCGCTTCTATTCATGGGGGACGTGGTGGGGCGCTTATTTAGAGAATTTTCCGTCACGCTGAGTATCACGATCCTGATTTCGGCCGTCGTCTCGCTCACGGTGACACCGATGATGTGCGCCCGACTGCTGCGCCACCGCCGTGCGGCGGAACAGGGAGCCTTTTACCGCCGGACGCAAGGGGTGTTCGACCGCACCATCGCGGCCTACGGCAGGACGCTCCGATGGGCACTGAACCATCAGTCCGCCACGCTGGCAGTGGCGGTCGGGATGCTCCTGTTCACGATCGTGCTGTATGTGGCCGTGCCCAAGGGCTTCTTCCCCGTGCAGGATACGGGGGCGATCCTGGGCATTTCCGAAGCGGCCCAGTCGATCTCGTTCACCGCCATGGCCGAACGCCAGCAAGCACTGGCCCGCGCCATCCTCGCCGATCCGGCCGTGGCCAGCCTGTCTTCCTTCATCGGCGTGGATGGGATCAACACGACGCTCAACAGCGGACGGATCCAGATCAATCTGAAACCCTTGGCCGAACGCCGGGTCGGCGTACAGGACGTGATTTTTCGGCTGCAAGATCATGTGGCGAACGTGGATGGCATTACCTTGTTCCTGCAGCCGATGCAGGATTTGACCGTCGAGGATCGTGTCAGCCGCACCCAGTATCAATATACGTTGGAAGACGCGGATCCGGAGGAATTGAATCGATGGGCTCCCACGTTGGTCGAGGCGCTGCAGGCCTTGCCCGAATTGCGCGACGTGGGCAGCGACCAACAGGACAAGGGGCTCGCGTCCCTCTTGGTCATCGATCGCAGCACCGCCTCGCGGCTCGGCATCACACCTCAACTGATCGTCGACACCCTATATGACGCGTTCGGGCAACGACAGGTCTCCACGATGTTCACTCAGCTGAACCAGTATCGCGTCGTGCTCGAAGTGATGCCGGAATTCCAGAACGGCCCGCAGGCTCTCCAGTTTCTCGACATCCGGTCGTGGACCGGAGGTCAGGTTCCGCTGAACGTGTTTACCCAGTTCTCCGAAACGACGACCCCGCTGGCGATCAGCCGTCAGGGGCAGTTTCCCGCCGTCACCCTGTCATTCAATCTGGGACCGGGAACCTCCCTCGG
Protein-coding regions in this window:
- a CDS encoding multidrug efflux RND transporter permease subunit, translated to MNPSRLFIMRPVATALSMVAILLAGVLAYRQLSVSALPQIDYPTIQVLTFYPGASPDVMASSVTAPLERQFGQMPGLNQMTSTSSNGCSVVTLQFGLDLSLDVAEQQVQASINAASTFLPRDLPNPPVYNKVNPADAPILTLALTSSTLPLPQVQDLAETRLAQKISQVSGVGLVSISGGQRPAVRIRANPRALSAYGLTLEDLRMTVAAANVNQAKGAFHGQRRASIINATDQLLSSREYRPLIVAYRKGAPVHLSDVADVVDDVENVRLAAWMDETPAILVNIQRQPGANVIEVVDRIKQILPQLQSALPSSVQVTMLTDRTTSIRASVRDVQFELMLAVALVIMVIFLFLRTLSATATPAVAVPLSLVGTFGAMYLMGFSLNNLTLMALTISTGFVVDDAIVMIENISRYIERGESPFQAALKGSEQIAFTILSLSISLIAVLIPLLFMGDVVGRLFREFSVTLSITILISAVVSLTVTPMMCARLLRHRRAAEQGAFYRRTQGVFDRTIAAYGRTLRWALNHQSATLAVAVGMLLFTIVLYVAVPKGFFPVQDTGAILGISEAAQSISFTAMAERQQALARAILADPAVASLSSFIGVDGINTTLNSGRIQINLKPLAERRVGVQDVIFRLQDHVANVDGITLFLQPMQDLTVEDRVSRTQYQYTLEDADPEELNRWAPTLVEALQALPELRDVGSDQQDKGLASLLVIDRSTASRLGITPQLIVDTLYDAFGQRQVSTMFTQLNQYRVVLEVMPEFQNGPQALQFLDIRSWTGGQVPLNVFTQFSETTTPLAISRQGQFPAVTLSFNLGPGTSLGEAVTAIERATQVIGLPASIRGSFQGTAQAFQASLANETWLILAALVTVYIVLGILYESYIHPLTILSTLPSAGVGALLALMLFQTEFSVIALIGIILLIGIVKKNAIMMIDFALGAERKEGRPPVEAIYEACLLRFRPIMMTTMAALLGALPLAIGSGVGSELRHPLGIVIIGGLVLSQALTLYTTPVVYLAFDRLARRLRLRQSSTLRTEAVTPGTL